In Chryseobacterium gleum, a single genomic region encodes these proteins:
- a CDS encoding Ig-like domain-containing protein has protein sequence MKRFLLLFVICFLVHSCARVGSPVGGPKDTLAPKFLSSNIDTTRINVKRDIRELRLDFDEYVTLKDINKNLIISPPIKGITRILPSNIANKFVLIQWTDTLQANTTYNFNFGNSIVDNNESNVLRYFNFAFSTGDKLDDLYISGEVKDALDTKKKAGTTTENKLVVGLYQVKDTMDYKKKPYYITKVDEDGYYELNYLTPGKYKIIAFEDENGNSMYDPGKEKVGFQKDPINVEKSISGLNLKVYPSRKPVKYVEMKEIAGGVLMTFEGNPDEVKVQSLNEKLKDVKITHNPKSDSVRIWFDAVKDNVGQDANEKLIFTHNKGPKKDSAYSVSLFYRYNKKNAMDVFSDNDGTSIAPKADLKIASNYIIDKIDPSKWTLRAKGDSLTTIPFTAKISETNPYQILVQSDFVMGKSYELTVPKETVSSFFAKNTQSKRFDFDVAKVDQFGSVEFSISNAPEANYWIQLIDSSDKVAYQKYTKGDKVKFDILRPGEYIVRILVDNNGNKYWDEADFANDIFAEDAYIFYKKVIVRGLWETREDWDLKDTRTLDSPKSSTSTSATSTPAPTSAPASASAPETTVPAESTTTKPVLKKEFKSGNAVLTPAK, from the coding sequence ATGAAAAGGTTTCTTTTATTATTTGTTATCTGTTTTCTTGTACACTCATGTGCAAGGGTAGGATCACCTGTTGGTGGGCCTAAAGATACGCTGGCTCCGAAATTTTTAAGCTCAAACATTGATACCACAAGAATTAATGTCAAAAGAGATATCCGTGAGCTCCGTCTGGATTTTGACGAATATGTGACATTGAAGGATATCAATAAAAACCTGATTATTTCACCTCCCATCAAAGGGATAACAAGAATCCTTCCTTCAAATATAGCCAACAAATTTGTGTTGATTCAATGGACGGATACTCTTCAGGCTAATACTACCTATAATTTCAATTTCGGGAATTCCATTGTTGATAATAATGAGTCGAATGTACTGAGATATTTCAACTTTGCCTTTTCTACCGGAGATAAACTGGATGATCTTTATATCAGTGGAGAAGTAAAAGATGCATTGGATACCAAAAAGAAAGCCGGTACAACTACTGAAAATAAACTGGTAGTCGGCTTGTATCAGGTGAAAGATACGATGGATTACAAGAAAAAGCCTTACTATATTACGAAGGTAGATGAAGACGGATATTATGAATTAAACTATCTGACTCCCGGGAAATATAAAATCATAGCCTTTGAAGATGAGAACGGCAATTCCATGTATGATCCGGGCAAAGAAAAGGTAGGTTTCCAGAAAGATCCTATCAATGTTGAGAAATCAATTTCGGGGTTAAACTTAAAAGTCTATCCTTCCAGAAAACCGGTGAAATATGTAGAAATGAAAGAGATTGCCGGAGGAGTTTTAATGACGTTTGAAGGAAATCCTGATGAAGTAAAAGTACAGTCGCTGAACGAGAAATTAAAGGATGTCAAAATCACACACAATCCAAAATCAGACTCTGTCAGAATCTGGTTTGATGCCGTAAAAGATAATGTAGGACAGGATGCTAATGAAAAACTGATCTTCACTCATAACAAAGGTCCGAAAAAAGACAGTGCCTACAGTGTTTCTTTATTCTACAGATACAATAAGAAGAATGCCATGGATGTCTTCAGTGATAATGACGGGACTTCAATTGCTCCAAAAGCAGATTTGAAAATTGCATCTAACTATATTATTGATAAAATTGATCCTTCAAAATGGACTTTAAGAGCGAAAGGAGACAGTTTGACAACAATACCGTTTACTGCTAAAATCTCGGAAACGAACCCTTACCAGATCTTGGTTCAATCTGATTTTGTAATGGGAAAAAGTTATGAGCTTACCGTGCCTAAAGAAACGGTATCTTCATTCTTTGCAAAAAATACCCAGTCAAAACGTTTCGATTTTGATGTTGCTAAAGTAGACCAGTTCGGAAGTGTTGAATTTTCCATTTCAAATGCTCCGGAAGCCAATTATTGGATTCAACTGATTGATTCTTCCGACAAGGTGGCATATCAGAAATACACAAAAGGAGATAAGGTAAAGTTTGATATCCTGAGACCTGGGGAATATATTGTAAGAATTCTTGTAGATAACAACGGAAACAAGTATTGGGATGAAGCAGATTTTGCCAATGACATTTTTGCTGAAGATGCTTATATCTTCTATAAAAAAGTGATCGTAAGAGGATTATGGGAAACAAGAGAAGATTGGGACCTGAAAGATACCAGAACACTTGATAGCCCGAAATCATCGACATCAACGTCTGCCACATCGACACCTGCTCCAACTTCAGCACCTGCCTCTGCTTCTGCACCAGAAACAACGGTTCCAGCTGAATCTACGACAACAAAACCCGTGTTGAAAAAAGAA
- a CDS encoding serine hydrolase domain-containing protein, with protein sequence MTTRNLLLILTVFLSLFSCKKKSEAKEVSVENTTNLPNYGSVDLGNVFTKADGQLLNRQSTVNYIDQYYKKVWEGGDLSGGILVAKGDEILYENYRGFGREGNQMPIDKNTPLHVASVSKTLTAMAMMKLIEAGKIKLTDHLTQFFPGFPYPNVTVQTLLDQRSGLPKYEYFITKIQPAPAELSKPFITNQDVLNMIIKYKPDLARDTDTGFMYCNTNFALLALLIEKVTKTPFPQAMKEMVFTPLKMNNTYIFQEKDIPTASQSFYYGGNKLYPLDRLDLIYGDKNVYTTPRDLYNFSKAMFSKNFLKPELMQMVFTPYSNEKAGMNNYGLGFRMKIFDNGEKLTYHNGWWHGTNSVFAHLLKSKVTIVAIGNKYSNKVYTALALSGLFEDFPLQKDKLHTVMNDNKDSLNSGQEVFGE encoded by the coding sequence ATGACGACGCGTAATTTACTACTTATCTTAACTGTTTTTTTATCTCTGTTTTCTTGTAAAAAAAAGTCTGAAGCTAAAGAAGTTTCAGTAGAAAATACCACCAATCTTCCTAATTACGGAAGCGTAGATCTGGGAAATGTTTTCACAAAAGCTGACGGACAACTCCTGAACAGACAGTCAACGGTAAATTACATCGATCAGTATTATAAAAAAGTTTGGGAAGGAGGAGATCTCAGCGGTGGAATTCTTGTTGCCAAAGGGGATGAGATTTTATATGAAAATTACAGAGGTTTCGGAAGAGAAGGAAACCAGATGCCAATCGATAAAAATACACCTTTGCACGTTGCCTCAGTTTCGAAGACGTTAACTGCAATGGCCATGATGAAGCTGATAGAGGCCGGAAAAATAAAACTTACTGATCATCTTACCCAGTTTTTTCCGGGATTTCCCTACCCTAATGTTACTGTACAGACTTTATTGGATCAAAGAAGCGGTCTTCCGAAATACGAATATTTTATTACCAAAATACAGCCTGCTCCGGCAGAACTTTCCAAGCCGTTCATTACCAATCAGGATGTATTGAATATGATCATCAAATATAAACCTGATCTGGCAAGAGATACGGATACAGGATTTATGTATTGTAATACGAACTTTGCTTTATTAGCCCTGTTAATTGAAAAAGTGACCAAAACTCCTTTTCCTCAGGCGATGAAAGAAATGGTTTTCACACCATTGAAAATGAATAATACTTACATTTTCCAGGAAAAAGATATTCCTACCGCTTCACAGTCTTTCTATTACGGAGGAAATAAGCTTTATCCTTTAGATAGGCTAGATCTGATTTACGGAGATAAAAATGTCTACACTACGCCAAGAGATTTGTACAACTTCTCAAAAGCAATGTTTTCAAAAAACTTCCTGAAGCCGGAACTAATGCAAATGGTATTTACTCCTTATAGCAATGAGAAGGCAGGAATGAATAACTATGGATTAGGTTTCAGAATGAAAATATTTGACAATGGTGAAAAACTGACTTATCACAATGGATGGTGGCATGGTACAAACTCTGTATTTGCCCATCTTTTAAAATCTAAAGTGACCATCGTGGCGATTGGGAACAAATATTCAAACAAAGTGTATACAGCTCTTGCTTTATCTGGTTTGTTCGAAGATTTCCCTTTGCAGAAAGATAAGCTTCATACCGTGATGAATGATAATAAAGATTCTTTGAATTCCGGACAGGAAGTTTTTGGAGAATAA
- a CDS encoding 2-hydroxyacid dehydrogenase, with product MKILLLDKNHPLITEQLLAKNFILEEDFTSSYDEVCNKIENYDGIIIRSRIPLDKNFLEKGKNLKFIARVGAGMENIDIPVAERLGIQLINSPEGNRDSVAEHVVGMLLVIMNRLFIASQEVKNGIWKREENRGDELLGKTVGLIGYGNMGKATAKRLSGFGCKVIFHDILPGLSDEFATQVSLEELKQSAEVVSLHIPLTSETHYLIDESFITEMKNDFYFVNTARGKNVKTKSLVEALKAGKVKGVCLDVLEYEKSSFEHLEAENEDLKYLLESEKAIVTPHIAGWTHQSKEKLAQFIVDKIVASYC from the coding sequence ATGAAAATACTTCTTTTAGATAAAAACCATCCTCTCATCACTGAACAGCTTTTGGCTAAGAATTTTATCCTGGAAGAGGATTTCACGTCGTCCTATGATGAGGTTTGTAATAAAATTGAAAACTATGACGGAATTATCATCAGAAGCCGTATTCCATTAGATAAGAACTTTCTGGAAAAAGGTAAAAACCTGAAATTTATCGCAAGAGTAGGAGCCGGAATGGAGAATATTGATATACCTGTCGCTGAAAGGCTGGGAATTCAACTGATCAATTCCCCGGAAGGAAACAGGGATTCGGTAGCTGAGCACGTGGTAGGAATGTTGCTTGTTATCATGAACAGGCTTTTCATTGCCTCCCAGGAAGTGAAAAACGGGATCTGGAAACGTGAAGAAAACAGAGGTGATGAATTGTTGGGAAAAACAGTCGGGTTGATCGGATATGGAAATATGGGTAAAGCAACTGCCAAAAGACTTTCCGGATTCGGATGTAAAGTAATTTTCCACGATATCCTTCCGGGACTTTCAGATGAATTTGCAACACAGGTTTCACTGGAAGAACTGAAACAGTCTGCAGAAGTTGTAAGTTTACATATTCCTTTGACTTCGGAAACGCATTACCTTATTGATGAAAGCTTCATCACAGAAATGAAAAATGATTTTTACTTTGTCAATACAGCAAGAGGAAAAAATGTGAAAACTAAAAGCTTAGTAGAAGCATTGAAAGCCGGAAAAGTAAAAGGTGTATGTCTGGATGTACTGGAATATGAAAAGTCTTCTTTCGAACATCTGGAAGCAGAAAATGAGGATTTGAAATACCTTCTTGAGTCAGAAAAAGCCATTGTCACTCCACACATTGCCGGCTGGACCCATCAGAGTAAAGAAAAGCTGGCGCAGTTTATTGTAGATAAAATTGTAGCTTCGTATTGCTAG
- a CDS encoding GxxExxY protein, translated as MESAYEECLFYELNKHDILVERQKPMPLIYDEVKMDVGYRLDFLIEKKFVLEIKSVESLQDIHLAQILTYLRLSNCKLGMLINFNTLQFKNGVKRVINGTL; from the coding sequence TTGGAAAGTGCTTATGAAGAATGCCTGTTTTATGAATTAAATAAACATGATATTCTTGTAGAAAGACAAAAGCCGATGCCATTAATTTATGATGAGGTCAAAATGGATGTGGGTTACAGGCTTGACTTTTTGATTGAGAAAAAATTTGTGCTGGAAATAAAATCTGTAGAATCACTACAGGATATTCATTTAGCTCAAATACTTACCTATCTCCGCCTCAGTAATTGTAAACTTGGAATGTTGATTAACTTTAATACACTTCAGTTTAAAAACGGTGTTAAAAGAGTAATTAATGGAACATTATAA
- a CDS encoding acyl-CoA thioesterase: protein MAKIKKASESLTIMTNIVLPNETNSLRNLFGGELLAKMDRCASISAARHCERRVVTASVNHVSFNHPIPEGGVVVLESKVSRAFSTSMEVYVDVWLDDPINQKKVHTNAGIYTFVAVDEFNRPIPIPEMIPETDEEKERFAAAFRRKELSLILSGRMKPLESVELKKLFQEPQESKKDKK from the coding sequence ATGGCAAAAATAAAAAAAGCGTCAGAATCCCTGACTATTATGACCAATATCGTTCTTCCGAACGAAACCAATTCTTTAAGAAACCTTTTCGGTGGTGAGCTTTTGGCAAAAATGGACCGTTGTGCGTCTATTTCTGCAGCAAGACACTGCGAGCGAAGAGTAGTAACAGCTTCTGTAAACCATGTATCTTTCAATCATCCGATTCCGGAGGGTGGAGTTGTGGTTTTGGAATCCAAAGTTTCCAGAGCATTCTCTACTTCGATGGAAGTATATGTGGATGTATGGTTGGATGATCCGATCAATCAGAAGAAAGTCCACACGAATGCAGGTATTTATACTTTCGTTGCAGTGGATGAATTCAACCGTCCGATTCCTATTCCTGAAATGATTCCTGAAACGGATGAGGAAAAAGAAAGATTTGCGGCTGCATTCCGTAGAAAAGAACTTTCACTGATTCTTTCCGGAAGAATGAAACCTTTGGAATCTGTAGAACTTAAAAAGTTATTCCAGGAACCGCAGGAGTCTAAGAAAGATAAAAAGTAA
- a CDS encoding TonB-dependent receptor — protein MKGLFFLGLSIGSVAFIQAQDKDSLKIREIEAVNFTKRLPVAKEIINVQKDLDGKNLGQDLPILLKNQTSIISTSDAGNGVGYTGFRIRGVSGSAINVMMNGVPYNDSESQGTFFVNVPDLTSSASQIVIQRGVGTSNNGVSAFGASINVLSKDPEEKFYFKTDDSYGSFNTYKYSAEIGSGKFWKNRLSVMGRYTHIHSDGYIDRASSNLHSYNFTALFEEGNTKLRLMAFGGKEKTYQAWNGIDRKTWETDPKFNISGAIYDASWENIVGFYDNETDNYRQNHYQLLWEQKFSDRWNLETTFHYTKGKGYYENYKQGDPFSRYNLPDITEGGETVKYSDFIKKKWLNNDFYGIVSTLYGKFDNLDLNFGAVANQYYGRHYGNVTGVFFPQIDESEYYRNRSVKNEVSGFAKALFRLDNFEFFGDLQLRKINYNTKILTAGDDEGADLSKNWLFFNPKAGVNYRINGGKIFLSYAHAHREPNRDDLMANNDVKAEKLHDIEAGFEKQFGIVSFTANVYYMYYVNQLVLNGELNNVGAFIRTNSGKSYRRGIEIGALAKLSKQWEVSGNVTLSQNRNQDFNIQNGDVPKSLGNTQISFSPNVIANLGLKFNPAKNFQFALMNQYVGKQYLDNTEDANLQLKDYFLTDFNAQYQFKIANNEIALKLLVNNLFNKKYVNNGSVYEGQPYYFSQAGTNFMFGISWKIQ, from the coding sequence ATGAAAGGATTATTTTTTTTAGGGCTTAGTATAGGCTCTGTAGCTTTTATCCAGGCTCAGGATAAAGATTCCCTGAAAATAAGGGAAATTGAAGCGGTCAATTTTACCAAAAGACTGCCGGTAGCAAAGGAAATCATCAACGTACAGAAAGATCTGGACGGGAAAAACCTGGGGCAGGATCTCCCTATTCTTTTGAAAAATCAAACTTCCATTATTTCTACTTCAGATGCAGGAAACGGAGTAGGATATACAGGATTCAGAATCCGTGGTGTTTCGGGAAGTGCAATCAATGTAATGATGAATGGTGTTCCATACAATGATTCGGAAAGCCAGGGAACCTTTTTTGTCAACGTTCCGGATTTAACCAGCTCTGCATCGCAGATTGTGATTCAGAGAGGAGTCGGAACTTCCAATAATGGAGTTTCTGCCTTTGGGGCAAGTATTAATGTTCTTTCTAAAGATCCGGAAGAGAAGTTTTACTTTAAAACAGATGACAGCTATGGTTCATTCAATACTTACAAATATTCAGCAGAAATAGGTTCCGGAAAATTCTGGAAAAACCGCCTTTCCGTAATGGGAAGATATACGCATATTCATTCTGACGGCTATATTGACAGGGCTTCCTCCAATTTACATTCCTATAACTTTACAGCTTTATTTGAAGAAGGAAATACGAAGCTGCGATTAATGGCTTTCGGAGGAAAAGAGAAAACTTATCAGGCATGGAACGGCATTGACCGTAAAACGTGGGAAACTGATCCGAAATTCAATATTTCGGGAGCAATATATGATGCCAGCTGGGAAAATATTGTAGGATTCTACGATAATGAAACCGATAATTACAGACAAAACCATTATCAGTTACTGTGGGAACAGAAATTCAGCGACCGTTGGAATCTTGAAACCACATTTCATTATACAAAAGGAAAAGGATATTACGAAAATTACAAACAGGGAGACCCTTTCTCAAGATACAATCTGCCGGATATTACTGAAGGAGGTGAAACGGTAAAATATTCAGATTTCATCAAAAAAAAATGGCTGAATAACGACTTTTACGGAATTGTTTCCACATTGTACGGGAAGTTTGACAATCTGGACCTGAATTTTGGTGCTGTAGCCAATCAATATTACGGAAGACATTATGGAAATGTTACCGGTGTTTTCTTTCCTCAGATTGATGAAAGTGAATACTACAGAAACCGTTCTGTTAAAAATGAGGTCTCAGGCTTTGCAAAGGCATTGTTCAGACTGGATAATTTTGAGTTTTTTGGGGATTTACAGCTTAGGAAAATCAACTACAATACCAAAATCCTGACAGCAGGTGATGATGAAGGAGCAGATTTAAGCAAAAACTGGCTGTTCTTTAATCCAAAAGCCGGAGTTAATTACAGAATTAACGGCGGTAAAATATTTCTTTCCTATGCTCATGCTCACCGTGAACCCAACAGAGATGACCTGATGGCGAACAATGACGTAAAAGCAGAAAAGCTTCACGATATTGAAGCCGGTTTTGAAAAACAGTTCGGAATAGTGTCGTTTACTGCGAATGTCTATTACATGTATTATGTCAATCAGTTGGTTTTGAATGGAGAATTGAATAATGTAGGAGCATTCATCAGAACAAATTCAGGAAAAAGTTACAGAAGAGGAATTGAAATCGGGGCTTTGGCAAAACTATCCAAACAATGGGAAGTTTCCGGTAATGTAACATTAAGCCAGAACAGAAACCAGGATTTTAATATTCAGAATGGTGATGTACCTAAAAGTCTCGGGAATACCCAGATTTCTTTCTCACCGAATGTGATAGCCAACTTAGGTTTGAAATTTAATCCTGCAAAGAATTTCCAGTTTGCTTTAATGAATCAGTATGTCGGAAAGCAATATCTTGACAATACGGAAGACGCAAATCTTCAGCTTAAAGATTATTTCCTGACAGATTTCAATGCGCAGTACCAGTTTAAAATTGCCAATAATGAAATTGCCTTAAAACTTCTGGTGAATAACCTGTTCAACAAAAAATATGTCAACAACGGATCTGTTTATGAAGGACAGCCTTATTATTTTTCACAGGCAGGCACTAATTTCATGTTTGGGATAAGCTGGAAAATACAATAA
- a CDS encoding WG repeat-containing protein: MKKFLNVLCVFISFFVFSQTKSVKKTGVKKSSKTTAKKASTANKPNPDLVIINKDLPVLIPKKKGDQFGYVNQNGKFIIQPEYHIAVFFYEDCNLLNSPNEKVRKFGTKNYATVEKDMVSYRIDQSGKRVYQFKEADFGKCKFEEYKQQLFQAYILNGFYGIIQKSKFVNAADYRQYQIYPQYQYLFILEGDDVANPMIVASNNDKFGVIDVNNKIIIPFEYANIKRNFSWKLGKMFEVTKDGQNYYYIDANNKTY, translated from the coding sequence ATGAAAAAATTCCTGAATGTTTTATGTGTTTTTATTTCGTTTTTCGTTTTCTCGCAGACAAAATCTGTGAAGAAAACAGGTGTGAAAAAAAGTTCAAAAACTACGGCTAAAAAAGCCAGTACAGCCAATAAGCCGAATCCTGATCTGGTAATCATTAATAAAGATCTCCCGGTTTTGATCCCTAAAAAGAAAGGTGACCAGTTTGGATATGTAAACCAAAACGGAAAATTCATCATTCAACCGGAATATCATATTGCTGTATTTTTTTACGAAGACTGCAACCTTCTGAATTCACCCAACGAAAAAGTGAGAAAATTCGGGACAAAAAATTATGCAACCGTAGAAAAAGATATGGTTTCTTACAGGATAGACCAGTCAGGAAAGAGAGTATACCAATTTAAGGAAGCAGACTTCGGGAAATGTAAATTCGAAGAATATAAGCAGCAGTTATTCCAGGCCTACATTCTCAATGGTTTTTACGGAATCATACAAAAATCAAAGTTTGTGAATGCAGCGGATTACAGACAATATCAGATCTATCCTCAATATCAGTATCTCTTTATCCTGGAAGGAGATGATGTCGCTAATCCTATGATTGTGGCTTCCAATAATGATAAATTCGGGGTTATTGATGTTAACAATAAAATCATCATTCCTTTTGAATATGCCAATATTAAAAGAAATTTCAGCTGGAAACTGGGTAAGATGTTTGAAGTGACAAAAGATGGACAGAATTACTATTATATTGATGCGAACAATAAGACGTACTAG